The sequence below is a genomic window from Fibrobacter succinogenes.
CGGAGTTCTGCGAATTAAAATGCCTGCTGAGGCAAGAATCGTATTTTTCTTGATCCAGACATTTCGCATTTTTTCGATCCACTGTTTCGCGATCCGTCGGTCCGTACCATTCTTCAGCACAACTATCAGTAGATGCACATGCGCATGCCCAAAAGATTGGGCTTAGCAGAATGGAAATAATCAAAGACTTCGGCATAAAATGAATATACAAAATTCTACATTTGGCGCCATGACTCCACACGACGAACTCAAAGCATTGCTTTCGAAAAAAGAACTGTTCATTTTCGATTTAGACGGAACGCTATTCAATACTCTTGGCGATTTGGCGCCCGCAGTGAATTATGCAATGAAGCAATTCGGGCTTAAAACACATCCCAACGAAGACGTAAAAATTTTCATCGGTAACGGATCCATGAACCTCATCCGTCGAGCGGTAGCCGCTAATTATGTAGGCATGGAAAACATCCGTGATATCGATAAAGTCGCCGCCGTGCTAAGCAGCAATGGCTACAGCGAAGAAAACATCAAGGAAATTCATAAAGTTTATTCTGAATACTATTGGGAACATTGCACCGAAAACACGGAACCGTACGAAGGGGTTATAAAACTCGTTCAACGAATCGCAAACATCAATCGTGACGAGAACTGCACTAATGGTAATGGGTACTGCGCCGGGACTAAATGCGCGGCGATGCTCACGAACAAGCCGGTCGCTCCCGCACAAAAGATTCTCGAAAAATTCGGACTCGAAAAATCGTTCGCCACTTACCTCTGCGGCGACACTACGCCCGAACGCAAGCCAAGCCCCGCTGGGATTTTCGAGATCCTACGCCAAACAGGGATCGTCCCCGAAAAAGCAATTATGATTGGAGACGACACGCCTGATGTTCTAGCCGCAAAGAACGCAGGCATCGACTGCATCACGCTCTTCGAAGGCTTCGGCAAAGCAGAGAATCTACTCCCCTTGTCGCCACGATACACCACCGGCCATATCAAGGATTTCGCGAAGTTTATTGATTAGATGATTCCATCATCGCGACAAAGATAATTCTAAACTAATTATTCTC
It includes:
- a CDS encoding HAD family hydrolase produces the protein MNIQNSTFGAMTPHDELKALLSKKELFIFDLDGTLFNTLGDLAPAVNYAMKQFGLKTHPNEDVKIFIGNGSMNLIRRAVAANYVGMENIRDIDKVAAVLSSNGYSEENIKEIHKVYSEYYWEHCTENTEPYEGVIKLVQRIANINRDENCTNGNGYCAGTKCAAMLTNKPVAPAQKILEKFGLEKSFATYLCGDTTPERKPSPAGIFEILRQTGIVPEKAIMIGDDTPDVLAAKNAGIDCITLFEGFGKAENLLPLSPRYTTGHIKDFAKFID